One genomic segment of Microbacterium sp. ProA8 includes these proteins:
- a CDS encoding SRPBCC family protein, producing the protein MATSIVTAEIDVDAPIRAVYDQWTQFEEFPRFMSAVERIDQLDDERTHWVVNIGGVEREFDATITDQVPDDHISWASHGEKLHTGRVSFVPAGDGTRVSLEMTWVPESFTEKTGAALGIDERAAKKDLERFKEFIEERGRETGGWRGEIHGGSTREV; encoded by the coding sequence ATGGCAACCAGCATTGTGACAGCAGAGATCGACGTGGACGCCCCGATCCGGGCCGTCTACGACCAGTGGACCCAGTTCGAGGAGTTCCCGCGCTTCATGTCCGCGGTCGAGCGCATCGACCAGCTGGACGACGAGCGCACCCACTGGGTCGTGAACATCGGCGGGGTGGAGCGGGAGTTCGACGCCACCATCACGGATCAGGTTCCCGACGACCACATCTCGTGGGCGAGCCACGGTGAGAAGCTCCACACCGGTCGCGTCAGCTTCGTGCCCGCCGGCGACGGCACCCGGGTCTCCCTCGAGATGACGTGGGTGCCCGAGTCCTTCACCGAGAAGACCGGCGCCGCGCTGGGCATCGACGAGCGCGCTGCGAAGAAGGACCTCGAGCGCTTCAAGGAGTTCATCGAGGAGCGCGGTCGCGAGACGGGCGGCTGGCGCGGCGAGATCCACGGCG
- a CDS encoding DNA polymerase IV — translation MNADAAGPTRAAKPWVLHVDLDQFIAAVEVLRRPELAGKPVIVGGRGDPTERAVVSTASYEAREFGVGSGMPLRIAARKVPDAVILPVDAPLYLAASEEVMATLRAQPGAVVQVLGWDEAFVGVETDDPEMYARRLQQDVLDRTRLHCSVGIGDTLVRAKVATGFGKPRGTFRLTAENWLEVMGERPTIELWGVGSKVSKRLTLLGVRTVAELAVADETALTGEFGPRMGLWYRQLGRGDGSAVVDDTPWVARGHSKETTFQTDIVDPAEIEAAAGTLLDQVLDEVAADDRPVVGLGLKVRYAPFLTKTFTKKIPSTSDRAVVRARTMELVDKIEPGRPIRLLGVRAEMAMPDDAREGHTPTRSGW, via the coding sequence ATGAATGCGGATGCCGCGGGGCCGACTCGCGCGGCCAAGCCCTGGGTGCTGCACGTGGACCTCGACCAGTTCATCGCCGCGGTCGAGGTGCTGCGCCGGCCGGAGCTCGCCGGCAAGCCCGTCATCGTGGGCGGCCGCGGAGACCCGACCGAGCGCGCGGTCGTCTCGACCGCATCGTACGAGGCGCGCGAGTTCGGTGTCGGCTCGGGCATGCCGCTGCGGATCGCGGCGAGGAAGGTGCCGGATGCCGTCATCCTGCCGGTCGACGCACCGCTGTACTTGGCGGCATCCGAAGAGGTCATGGCCACCCTGCGCGCCCAGCCCGGCGCCGTCGTGCAGGTACTCGGGTGGGACGAGGCGTTCGTGGGCGTCGAGACCGACGACCCCGAGATGTACGCCCGGCGGCTGCAGCAGGACGTGCTCGACCGGACGCGTCTGCACTGCTCCGTCGGCATCGGCGACACGCTCGTGCGGGCCAAGGTCGCGACGGGCTTCGGCAAGCCGCGCGGCACCTTCCGGCTGACGGCCGAGAACTGGCTCGAGGTGATGGGCGAACGTCCGACGATCGAGCTGTGGGGCGTCGGGTCGAAAGTGTCGAAGCGGCTCACGCTGCTCGGCGTCCGCACGGTCGCCGAGCTCGCCGTCGCGGACGAGACGGCGCTGACCGGCGAATTCGGACCGCGGATGGGTCTCTGGTACCGGCAGCTCGGGCGCGGCGACGGCTCGGCCGTCGTCGACGACACCCCCTGGGTCGCCCGCGGACACAGCAAGGAGACGACGTTCCAGACCGACATCGTCGACCCCGCCGAGATCGAGGCGGCCGCCGGCACCCTGCTCGACCAGGTGCTTGACGAGGTGGCCGCCGACGACCGGCCGGTCGTCGGTCTCGGGCTCAAGGTGCGCTACGCGCCGTTCCTCACCAAGACCTTCACCAAGAAGATCCCCTCGACCTCCGACCGTGCCGTCGTGCGCGCCCGGACGATGGAGCTCGTGGACAAGATCGAGCCCGGCCGCCCCATCCGCCTGCTCGGCGTGCGCGCCGAGATGGCGATGCCCGACGACGCGCGCGAAGGGCACACGCCGACCCGCAGCGGATGGTGA
- a CDS encoding alcohol dehydrogenase catalytic domain-containing protein has product MASAAVAPVVASRDVRLTPPATAMVWLGPGRPHEAIAVPGVRLADGDVLVELELATVCGSDVHTVSGHRKAPTPLVLGHEYVGRVVAVLDEVRGADGVAIGVGDRVVWSIMASCDRCDRCRRGLPQKCRELRKYGHERLVARWELSGGFATHVHLRAGTTIVRVGESIPAAVLAPAACATATAWAAVDRAGDIVDVDGATMLVTGAGLIGLTATAIASRAGARVIVADPDPARRTLARSFGAAAMIDPAEAGALGRALRRLRARELDIAIEASGAAAAVSSALDEIGVGGVVVLVGSVSPSPAYALDPERTVRNLTTVRGVHNYDPADLAGAVAFLEEHAHRYPFAQLVGRPHPLSELDDALERAAAGADVRVAIDPRL; this is encoded by the coding sequence GTGGCGTCGGCGGCCGTGGCGCCGGTGGTCGCCTCACGCGACGTGCGCCTCACGCCGCCCGCCACCGCCATGGTGTGGCTCGGGCCCGGTCGCCCGCACGAGGCCATCGCCGTTCCGGGTGTGCGGCTCGCAGACGGCGACGTGCTCGTCGAGCTCGAACTGGCGACCGTCTGCGGCTCGGACGTGCACACCGTGTCGGGGCATCGCAAGGCGCCGACGCCGTTGGTGCTCGGTCACGAGTACGTCGGCCGCGTGGTCGCGGTGCTCGACGAGGTGCGGGGCGCCGACGGTGTGGCGATCGGCGTCGGCGATCGGGTGGTGTGGTCGATCATGGCGTCGTGCGATCGCTGTGACCGCTGCCGACGGGGCCTGCCGCAGAAGTGCCGCGAGCTGCGCAAGTACGGTCATGAGCGCCTCGTCGCGCGCTGGGAGCTCTCGGGCGGCTTCGCCACGCACGTGCACCTGCGCGCCGGCACGACGATCGTGCGCGTCGGCGAGTCGATCCCGGCGGCCGTGCTGGCCCCGGCGGCATGCGCGACGGCAACCGCATGGGCCGCGGTCGACCGCGCCGGCGACATCGTCGACGTGGACGGCGCCACCATGCTGGTGACCGGCGCGGGACTCATCGGGCTCACCGCGACGGCGATCGCGTCGCGCGCCGGCGCCCGGGTGATCGTCGCCGATCCCGACCCGGCGCGGCGCACGCTCGCGCGGTCGTTCGGGGCCGCGGCGATGATCGACCCCGCGGAGGCGGGAGCCCTGGGCCGGGCGCTGCGGCGCCTGCGTGCGCGCGAGCTCGACATCGCCATCGAAGCGTCGGGCGCCGCCGCGGCCGTCTCGTCGGCGCTGGACGAGATCGGCGTCGGCGGCGTCGTCGTGCTCGTGGGCAGCGTCTCGCCCAGCCCCGCGTACGCGCTGGACCCGGAGCGCACGGTGCGGAACCTGACCACCGTCCGCGGCGTCCACAACTACGATCCGGCGGATCTGGCGGGCGCCGTGGCGTTCCTCGAGGAGCACGCGCACCGCTACCCGTTCGCACAGCTCGTCGGCCGGCCGCATCCGCTGTCGGAGCTCGACGACGCCCTCGAGCGCGCGGCCGCCGGTGCCGACGTGCGGGTCGCGATCGACCCCCGCCTCTGA
- a CDS encoding phosphonatase-like hydrolase, which yields MTSPVTTETPTLSRPAVPVELVVLDMAGTTVRDDGVVERAFERAANETGVAERMPWPEALDYVRRTMGQSKIDVFTHLSGGDTARAVDATAAFERAYADLIAEEGVEPIAGARQALEQLRAAGVSVVLTTGFAPTTRDAILDGLGWRALVDAALSPVDVGRGRPAPDLVLAAVIRSQASSVASVVVVGDTTSDVASGRAAGAGLVVGVLTGAHDRAALTAAGADAVIDDVSALPALLGIDA from the coding sequence ATGACCAGCCCTGTCACCACCGAGACCCCCACGCTCTCCCGACCTGCCGTTCCCGTCGAGCTCGTCGTGCTCGACATGGCCGGCACGACGGTGCGCGACGACGGTGTGGTCGAGCGCGCGTTCGAGCGCGCCGCGAACGAGACGGGCGTCGCCGAGCGGATGCCGTGGCCCGAGGCCCTCGACTACGTGCGACGCACGATGGGCCAGTCCAAGATCGACGTCTTCACGCACCTCTCCGGCGGCGATACGGCCCGCGCGGTCGACGCCACCGCGGCCTTCGAGCGCGCCTATGCCGACCTCATCGCCGAAGAGGGCGTCGAGCCGATCGCGGGAGCCCGGCAGGCGCTCGAACAGCTTCGGGCGGCGGGCGTCTCGGTGGTGCTCACGACCGGGTTCGCCCCGACCACCCGTGACGCGATCCTGGACGGACTCGGTTGGCGGGCGCTGGTGGATGCGGCGTTGTCGCCCGTCGACGTGGGCCGTGGCCGCCCCGCCCCCGACCTCGTGCTGGCGGCGGTCATCCGGTCGCAGGCGTCGTCGGTGGCATCCGTCGTCGTCGTCGGTGACACGACCAGCGACGTCGCCTCCGGTCGTGCCGCCGGCGCGGGTCTCGTCGTCGGCGTGCTGACCGGTGCGCACGACCGGGCCGCGCTCACCGCCGCGGGCGCGGATGCCGTGATCGACGACGTGTCGGCCCTGCCGGCCCTGCTCGGAATCGACGCCTGA
- a CDS encoding TIGR03364 family FAD-dependent oxidoreductase: MNRGFDVAVVGAGIVGLGAAYAAVRRGQRVVVIERAPEALGATVRNFGHLCIGAQTGPAREYADASRPLWLRLARDAGFWLRESGTLVVARHADELALLEAAAGAGGIELLEARELESRASVRPGVAVAGAWVEPDLQTDPRTAAAAIRAHLETLGVEFRTRTSVGAVETGRVRTTRGRIDAGLVVVAVNHDIDQLLPDLAEAVGVVRCGLDMLRVRGGAASVSAPLLTGWSLVRYGRFAALPEATALRERLHAERPDLAALDLNQMYTQLPDGSMIVGDTHYKGVGVAPFQPEAAADLLLEEFEALFGARPSVLERWQGVYASGPDDFLVAEPEPGVLALAATTGIGMTTGLGLAETALAPRLGVDAGVLTPEGIRP; the protein is encoded by the coding sequence ATGAATCGTGGGTTCGACGTCGCCGTCGTCGGCGCGGGGATCGTCGGGCTCGGTGCCGCGTACGCCGCGGTGCGCCGCGGGCAGCGCGTGGTCGTCATCGAGCGCGCACCCGAGGCCCTTGGCGCCACCGTGCGCAACTTCGGGCACCTCTGCATCGGCGCGCAGACCGGCCCCGCCCGCGAATACGCCGACGCGTCGCGCCCCCTGTGGCTGCGCCTCGCCCGCGACGCGGGGTTCTGGCTGCGCGAGTCGGGCACCCTCGTCGTCGCCCGCCACGCGGACGAGCTCGCGCTGCTCGAAGCGGCGGCCGGCGCCGGCGGGATCGAGCTCCTCGAGGCCCGCGAACTCGAGAGCCGGGCGTCGGTGCGCCCGGGCGTCGCGGTGGCGGGCGCGTGGGTCGAACCCGACTTGCAGACCGACCCGCGCACGGCGGCGGCCGCCATCCGCGCGCATCTCGAGACGCTCGGCGTCGAGTTCCGCACGCGCACCTCGGTCGGCGCCGTCGAGACAGGGCGCGTCCGGACGACCCGCGGTCGCATCGACGCGGGACTCGTCGTCGTCGCCGTGAACCACGACATCGACCAGCTCCTTCCCGACCTCGCCGAAGCCGTCGGCGTCGTGCGCTGCGGCCTCGACATGCTGCGCGTACGCGGGGGAGCGGCATCCGTCTCGGCTCCGCTGCTGACCGGCTGGTCGCTGGTGCGGTACGGCAGGTTCGCGGCATTGCCCGAGGCGACCGCGTTGCGGGAGCGCCTGCACGCGGAGCGGCCCGACCTCGCGGCGCTCGACCTCAACCAGATGTACACGCAGCTTCCCGACGGGTCGATGATCGTCGGCGACACCCACTACAAGGGCGTGGGCGTCGCCCCGTTCCAGCCCGAGGCCGCCGCCGACCTGCTGCTCGAGGAGTTCGAGGCCCTGTTCGGTGCGCGGCCGTCGGTGCTCGAACGGTGGCAGGGCGTGTACGCCAGCGGCCCCGACGACTTCCTCGTCGCCGAACCGGAGCCCGGCGTGCTCGCCCTCGCCGCGACCACCGGCATCGGCATGACCACCGGACTCGGCCTCGCCGAGACCGCCCTCGCCCCCCGCCTCGGCGTCGACGCCGGCGTCCTCACCCCGGAAGGAATCCGCCCATGA
- a CDS encoding ABC transporter permease subunit, translated as MTTTVERPRVAHPSPSLLERAPKRRVSPERIAAGVTLLALLALSVAALGEVQISIPDMIASWGNAERFFARVGALSFPEPAELAWLIALTLGLVLTGTLLAAALSVPIAYLAASNTTPGNGWRAAARFAGVLARAVPDVVLAMVFVLMFSLGALPGILAIGIHSIGMISKMFADAIEQIDEGPRLAIRAAGGTRMQEFFGGILPQVLPSWVATVLHRNDINLRGSVVLGYVGVAGLGLEMSYAFKSLNYGLGLGIALVIFVLCVVMEIVSSAVRAAMLGRVGDRGSWADRLVGRRLVREQDAAARRPAPRLAAGWAERAAWAQSPQTALRRPWTPERVRNVAAGWLAAAIVIAGVWVCQINWGDFLTFWAKIPAVAVQFWPPTFGVYGAEVMFEALRETIAIALAATLLALGASLLLGSFAARNVAPNGGIRGAARFALVGIRGIPEIILAIVLIVITGLGMQAGTIALAVGGVGLLGKLIADSFEEVDRGPERALFATGATRLQVYGGATVPQGAQALVGHTFYLLDTNIRAATILGIVGGGGVGYYLLNASQGANYGMVTAIVLMILVTVLVIEGIAMWMRKVFR; from the coding sequence ATGACCACCACCGTCGAGCGGCCGCGCGTCGCGCACCCTTCGCCCTCCCTCCTCGAGCGGGCGCCGAAGCGTCGCGTCTCGCCCGAGCGCATCGCCGCCGGGGTGACGCTGCTCGCGCTCCTCGCCCTCTCCGTCGCGGCCCTGGGCGAGGTGCAGATCTCGATCCCCGACATGATCGCCAGCTGGGGCAACGCGGAGCGCTTCTTCGCCCGCGTCGGCGCGCTGTCGTTCCCCGAGCCGGCGGAGCTTGCCTGGCTCATCGCCCTCACGCTGGGGCTCGTGCTCACCGGCACGCTGCTGGCCGCGGCGCTGTCGGTGCCGATCGCCTACCTCGCCGCGTCCAACACCACGCCCGGCAACGGCTGGCGCGCCGCAGCCCGCTTCGCCGGCGTGCTCGCGCGGGCGGTTCCCGACGTCGTGCTCGCCATGGTGTTCGTGCTGATGTTCTCGCTCGGCGCGCTTCCCGGCATCCTCGCGATCGGCATCCACTCGATCGGCATGATCTCCAAGATGTTCGCCGACGCGATCGAGCAGATCGACGAGGGACCGCGCCTCGCGATCCGCGCCGCGGGCGGCACGCGCATGCAGGAGTTCTTCGGCGGCATCCTGCCCCAGGTGCTCCCGTCGTGGGTCGCCACGGTGCTGCACCGCAACGACATCAACCTGCGCGGGTCGGTGGTGCTCGGCTACGTGGGCGTGGCGGGCCTCGGCCTCGAGATGTCGTACGCGTTCAAGTCGCTGAACTACGGCCTCGGCCTCGGCATCGCCCTCGTCATCTTCGTGCTGTGCGTCGTGATGGAGATCGTCTCGAGCGCCGTGCGCGCGGCGATGCTCGGGCGGGTCGGCGATCGCGGCTCGTGGGCGGATCGGCTCGTCGGCCGGCGGCTCGTGCGCGAGCAGGATGCCGCGGCCCGGCGTCCCGCCCCGCGCCTGGCCGCCGGCTGGGCCGAACGCGCCGCATGGGCACAGTCGCCGCAGACGGCGCTGCGCCGGCCGTGGACGCCGGAGCGCGTGCGCAACGTGGCCGCCGGCTGGCTCGCGGCGGCCATCGTGATCGCCGGCGTCTGGGTGTGCCAGATCAACTGGGGCGACTTCCTGACGTTCTGGGCCAAGATCCCCGCCGTGGCCGTGCAGTTCTGGCCGCCCACCTTCGGCGTCTACGGCGCCGAGGTGATGTTCGAGGCCCTGCGCGAGACGATCGCCATCGCGCTCGCCGCCACCCTGCTGGCGCTCGGCGCGTCACTCCTGCTCGGCTCGTTCGCCGCACGCAACGTCGCCCCGAACGGCGGCATCCGCGGCGCCGCCCGCTTCGCCCTGGTCGGCATCCGCGGCATCCCCGAGATCATCCTGGCGATCGTGCTCATCGTGATCACCGGCCTCGGCATGCAGGCCGGCACGATCGCGCTCGCAGTCGGTGGCGTGGGCCTGCTCGGCAAGCTCATCGCCGACTCGTTCGAGGAGGTCGACCGCGGGCCCGAGCGCGCTCTCTTCGCCACTGGTGCGACACGGCTCCAGGTGTACGGCGGTGCCACCGTGCCGCAGGGAGCCCAGGCGCTCGTCGGCCACACCTTCTACCTGCTCGACACCAACATCCGCGCGGCGACCATCCTCGGCATCGTCGGCGGCGGCGGGGTGGGCTACTACCTGCTCAACGCGAGCCAGGGCGCGAACTACGGCATGGTCACCGCGATCGTGCTGATGATCCTGGTGACGGTGCTCGTGATCGAGGGGATCGCGATGTGGATGAGGAAGGTCTTCCGATGA
- the phnC gene encoding phosphonate ABC transporter ATP-binding protein yields MNTTAPETVVRLNGVVKRFGATTALDGVSLTVDRGEIVVLLGLSGSGKSTLLRHLDGLEVPTSGSVEVLGEDVPRLSGRRLRALRSSVGFIFQQFELVPSLTVLENVLTGSLAGVRGPRLGLWSYSKARRLAALGHLDRVGLLDRAYQRADTLSGGQQQRVAIARALMQNPSVLLADEPVASLDPESSDQVMALIREIAADEGLTVVCSLHQVDLAISWADRIVGLRHGQVVLDLPTRDLSKTQVMEIYGRVATSTAELRAVQDELLLEAAAEPAR; encoded by the coding sequence ATGAACACCACCGCACCCGAGACGGTCGTCCGACTGAACGGTGTCGTCAAGCGCTTCGGCGCCACCACCGCCCTCGATGGCGTCTCGCTCACCGTGGACCGCGGCGAGATCGTCGTGCTGCTCGGTCTCTCGGGCTCGGGCAAGTCCACCCTGCTGCGGCATCTCGACGGGCTGGAGGTTCCGACCTCCGGTTCCGTCGAGGTGCTCGGCGAGGACGTGCCCCGCCTCTCCGGCCGGCGCCTGCGCGCCCTGCGCTCGAGCGTGGGCTTCATCTTCCAGCAGTTCGAGCTCGTGCCGTCGCTGACGGTGCTCGAGAACGTGCTGACCGGGTCGCTGGCCGGCGTTCGCGGCCCGCGACTCGGACTGTGGTCGTACTCGAAGGCCCGCCGGCTGGCCGCCCTCGGACATCTCGACCGCGTCGGGCTGCTCGATCGCGCCTACCAGCGCGCCGACACCCTTTCGGGTGGCCAGCAGCAGCGCGTGGCGATCGCCCGCGCGCTCATGCAGAATCCGAGCGTCCTCCTCGCCGACGAGCCTGTCGCCTCGCTCGACCCCGAGTCGAGCGACCAGGTGATGGCGCTGATCCGCGAGATCGCCGCCGACGAGGGGCTCACCGTGGTGTGCAGCCTGCACCAGGTCGATCTCGCGATCTCGTGGGCCGACCGGATCGTCGGCCTCCGCCACGGCCAGGTCGTCCTCGACCTGCCGACCCGCGACCTGTCCAAGACGCAGGTCATGGAGATCTACGGGCGGGTCGCGACCAGCACCGCCGAACTGCGCGCCGTCCAGGACGAGCTGCTGCTAGAGGCCGCCGCGGAGCCGGCGCGATGA